A stretch of the Actinoalloteichus fjordicus genome encodes the following:
- a CDS encoding ABC transporter substrate-binding protein, protein MRVRSGAVAAAVGVIAAVTAPAVAPGVAGAETEETAESPTVLRVAVTQNIDSLNPFIAIFASSTELMRLMYEFVTLPSAEDQSPVGGLAESWETSEDNLTWTFTMRDDVQWSDGEPVTAEDVAFTYNLMLEDEAARTANGNFVSAFESVVAEDETTLVVTTATPQATMLALDIPIVPEHIWSEVDDIASFTNDTMPVVGSGPFILTEYRAEQFIRMEANPDYFRGPAEIDELQFLFYRNADAAVQALRTGEVDLVNRLTPAQVDALRDVEGIAVNEAQGRRFYELATNPGAATRDGTPIGDGHPALEDVRVRQAINQAIDRDVLVDRVLGGYGEPGAGYIPPVFQDYHWTPSEEQRWDFDLDAANELLDEAGYPMGDDGVRVDGDDRPLSFRLYGRSDRAFDTQAGEFVRNWLGEIGIEVDLQIMAGTRLNELTGEGVYDLAFSGWGVNPDPDYVLGIQTCGQRPGEDGTGGTTDAFFCDEEFDDLYAAQLAEFDPEARRALVADMQELFYEQSSSMTLFYENALEAYRSDRFEGFQLQPDPGGVIREQNGYWGYYGAQPADGAAGGGGGVDTGVILAGIAVVVLLGGGAAVLIARRRRATADDRE, encoded by the coding sequence ATGAGAGTCAGATCAGGCGCCGTGGCGGCTGCCGTCGGAGTGATCGCGGCGGTGACGGCACCCGCCGTCGCGCCGGGCGTGGCGGGCGCGGAGACGGAGGAGACGGCGGAGTCGCCGACCGTGCTGCGAGTGGCGGTGACGCAGAACATCGACTCGCTGAACCCGTTCATCGCGATCTTCGCCTCGTCCACCGAGCTGATGCGGCTGATGTACGAGTTCGTCACGCTGCCCTCGGCCGAGGACCAGTCGCCCGTCGGCGGGCTCGCCGAGAGCTGGGAGACCTCAGAGGACAACCTGACCTGGACCTTCACCATGCGTGACGACGTCCAGTGGTCGGACGGGGAGCCCGTCACCGCCGAGGACGTGGCCTTCACCTACAACCTGATGCTCGAGGACGAGGCCGCCCGCACGGCCAACGGCAACTTCGTCAGCGCCTTCGAGTCGGTCGTCGCCGAGGACGAGACCACACTGGTCGTCACGACGGCGACACCGCAGGCCACCATGCTCGCCCTGGACATCCCCATCGTCCCGGAGCACATCTGGTCCGAGGTCGACGACATCGCGTCCTTCACCAACGACACGATGCCGGTCGTGGGCAGCGGTCCGTTCATCCTGACGGAGTACCGGGCCGAGCAGTTCATCCGGATGGAGGCCAACCCCGACTACTTCCGGGGGCCCGCCGAGATCGACGAACTCCAGTTCCTCTTCTACCGCAACGCCGACGCGGCCGTCCAGGCCCTGCGGACGGGCGAGGTGGACCTGGTCAACCGGCTTACGCCCGCGCAGGTCGACGCGCTGCGCGACGTGGAGGGCATCGCCGTCAACGAGGCGCAGGGCCGCCGGTTCTACGAGCTGGCCACCAACCCCGGCGCGGCGACGCGGGACGGCACCCCGATCGGGGACGGCCACCCGGCGCTGGAGGACGTCCGCGTCCGGCAGGCGATCAACCAGGCCATCGACCGGGACGTGCTCGTCGACCGGGTGCTCGGCGGGTACGGCGAACCGGGCGCGGGCTACATCCCGCCGGTCTTCCAGGACTACCACTGGACGCCGTCCGAGGAGCAGCGCTGGGACTTCGACCTCGACGCCGCCAACGAACTGCTGGACGAGGCCGGTTACCCGATGGGCGACGACGGCGTCCGAGTCGACGGCGACGACCGACCGCTGTCCTTCCGCCTCTACGGCCGCAGTGACCGCGCGTTCGACACCCAGGCGGGTGAGTTCGTGCGGAACTGGCTGGGTGAGATCGGCATCGAGGTCGACCTCCAGATCATGGCGGGGACCCGGCTCAACGAGCTGACCGGCGAGGGCGTCTACGACCTCGCGTTCAGCGGCTGGGGCGTCAACCCCGACCCCGACTACGTGCTCGGCATTCAGACCTGTGGCCAGCGTCCTGGCGAGGACGGCACGGGCGGCACGACCGACGCGTTCTTCTGCGACGAGGAGTTCGACGACCTCTACGCCGCCCAGCTGGCGGAGTTCGACCCCGAGGCACGGCGGGCGCTGGTCGCCGACATGCAGGAGCTGTTCTACGAGCAGTCGTCCTCGATGACGCTGTTCTACGAGAACGCACTCGAGGCGTACCGGTCCGACCGGTTCGAGGGCTTCCAGCTTCAGCCCGATCCCGGCGGCGTGATCCGGGAACAGAACGGATACTGGGGTTACTACGGCGCGCAGCCCGCCGACGGTGCCGCAGGCGGCGGGGGCGGTGTCGACACCGGCGTGATCCTGGCCGGGATCGCCGTCGTGGTGCTGCTCGGCGGCGGGGCGGCCGTGTTGATCGCCCGACGTCGTCGCGCTACGGCCGACGATCGGGAGTGA